Within Spinacia oleracea cultivar Varoflay chromosome 4, BTI_SOV_V1, whole genome shotgun sequence, the genomic segment aactttccctaaaaaaacattagagttttaattaaaattaatttccaacAACCTACTTTacgcaaaaacaaaaacaaaaaaaacccaaaaagatATAATTAGTGACTAAAATATACATACAAATGTACAATTGGTTCTCTTGGGGATGTGCTCCTTGTTTGGATAGAATTAGGAGCGTAAGAGTTATATTTATGTTatgtttctttttattattaggttcgagttacggagtattaattaattagtttcctATTATATGccgattaggattaggaaagtATAGTACTATAAATACATTGACACTTGTGCTTTAATTTACTCATCCATATTTTCTCTATCTGTCAAAACTTAGAGATAAAATAAACAATGGCGGGTGGAATAATAGTTGATAGTGGAAAAGTAGGTAAAGACTATCCAGGAAAATTAACTGGTTATGTCTTTTTGAGTTGCCTTCTTGCAGCTGCCGGAGGTTTGATCTTCGGTTATGACATCGGGATTTCAGGTATATAATTtgatttattgaattattaGATTATGAAGGTTTAATGTAATTTGCATGGCTTGAATTGATATAATGTtaattattcgattaattagTAAATTTCGGATGCCAAGTAAAAGTATTAATCGCAAGTGTGTTATTAGATACGTCAATGAACATAACATAATTGTCATATATGCAGGTGGAGTCACATCAATGCCTATGTTTTTGGAGAAATTTTTTCCTTCAGTTTATAGACAACAGATGGCAGATTCTGGAACGAATCAGTATTGTAAATTCAATAGCGTCAAATTAACTATGTTCACATCCTCTTTATACTTGGCTGCATTAGTAGCTTCTATTGTGGCATCCACAGTCACTAGAAAGTGGGGCCGTAAGCGATCCATGTTTGCTGGAGGTCTCCTCTTCCTCGCCGGTGCCGTTGTTAATGCCGCTGCTCAAAACGTTGCCATGCTTATAATCGGTCGTATACTTCTTGGTTTTGGCATTGGCTTCGCTAATCAGGTACGTACTCTCGAACGACTCCGTAACCAATATTTTTACTGTTCAGTAATTGGAATTGCAATATGTTTTACCTGAGAGATTACTTTTAGTGGCAGAACATACGGAGTAACTCTTGTTTTAAGCACAATTGCATTTAGGGCTGTGCACCGGACCAAATCCGGCCCGGTCCGGACCGGATCCGGAATGGACCGGATCCGGAATTGAGTTTTTCCCTTGTCCGGTGACCGGTCCTAAATGTAATCGGACATGACCGGTCCTGTCCTGAAAataccggaccggaccggattTGGACCTGTTTGTCCGGTTTAAGATATGCATTCCAAAACTGCTGTTTTGTAAGCATAAACCTGCATTTTTTTTGCCTAAAATCACTACTGACCCTGCGGTAGTACGGAGTATTATGATTTATGAGTACTAATTATACTATTACATCAATCAAGAACACAATGGTTCCAAAAACAATATTACATCTTAAAATCCCAAATAAAATGACAAGTGCAAACAAAAGTAATAGGTTACATATTTCTCAACTTGACATTCTTTCTTGCTCCGCTTTGCATTAAAGCACACCAACTGAGTCCACAAACACGACCTCATGATCCTCATCATCAACTTCTATTTCTATTCATCGAGAAATATGTAGATAAACAATGATAAGAATGAAGAATTAGGAGTAattgtaaaaataaataaataaaaagagttAAAAGCATTACCTTTCTCCATTTCTTCCAAGTCTTTCAAAGTTTCTTCCACATCAACACATGGTAATCCCCTTGCTTTAAGCCAATCATTTGCGCAAATTAGAGCTTGAACCATCTTTTACACATGCAAAAACATTACACAAGGTTATATAAAGTTATAAGTAagagaaataaaattaaattttcaaattaaaaagatGAAGAGGCATTACCAAAGGAGACAACGAACTTCGAAATGGATCTAGATGACGACCTCCCGTGCTAAAAGCAGATTCCGATGCAACGGTGGACAATGGGATAGCTAGTATATCACGTGCCATGCGTTGAAGAGTAGGATAACGATATCCATTATTACCCCACCAAGTTAATGCATCCATTTCTTCTTCTAGCGGGCCTAATTGGTCATTTATATATCTATCCAACTCACTATTCACATATCCAGTTGTCTCCTTCAATCTTTTAGCTCTATCAAAAAGATTTTTCTTATAGTCTCCATCATTTATTTCATCAAGTGACATAGGATCTCCATTGTTTCCACTTTCAGGCATATAAGAGGAATACATCATTCTATATTCATCAAATAACTTATAAGTGTAATCCTTCACATAACTACCAAGTTTCTTGCCCTTTTCAATTCCATACATATCACATAATGTCAATTCAACAACTAAGAACTTGGAGTGAGGATCAAGAATAGCGGCAACATAAACAAGCATATTCATTTTTTCCACATCACCCCAATACTTATCAAACTTTTTTTTCATTGCAACGGCCATAGCTTGAAAATCCAAATCTAGACTTTTTTCCCACTTATTAAGCATATCATACATAGAGGCAATCTCAGTTAAGCCTGTATTACTAGTCACATAAAGTGAACCAGAAATACGACgagtcaaaagataaaacccCTTCAAAAACGTAATCAACCTCTCTACTTTCTTCCAATCATCATATTCAGGAGGCTTCTCATTTTCCTTCTCTCCATGAGGAAGAGATAATCCACTAAAAACACGCTGAAATTTTACAGCCGTGTCTAACATGGTGTAAGTGGAGTTCCAACGAGTGGGGACATCAAAGGATAAGGAACATTTACTATCAATGTTAGCCTTTTGCACAAGTTCTTTGAACCTATCTATTCTTGCAGGAGAGTTCTTAATATATTTCACAGCATTTCTAACTCTATCAATGCACACACCATGCTCTCTAATACCATCCCACACAATAAGATTGACAATATGAGCAATGCATCTAACGTGAATATATTTTCCTTGACTAAAACAACCTGTTCTTTGAACCATTCTTCTTAAGTATGCACAAGCAACATCATTAGAGCTAGCATTGTCAACTGTGACAGTAAATAGCTTATCTTCAATACCCCAATACTCTAGACATGCCTCAACTGCTTTACCAATGGCCTCACCTTTATGACTAGATATTGGACAAAAATTTATaatctttttattcaatttccAATCATTATCAATGAAATGAGCCGTGAGACACATGTAGTTAATCCTTTGAATTGATGTCCAAGTATCAGTGGTCACACTAACTCTTTGACAACTCTTAAACACTTCTTTTAACTTTTCCCTTTCACTATAATAAAGTTTCAAACAATCACGAGCAATGGTAGTACGAGATGGAATAATAAACCTAGGTATTCCTACTTGCACAAAAGCCTTAAATCCAGGTTTTTCCACATGCTTGAATGGAAGCTCATCAATAATGATCATACGAACTAATGCTTCCCTTACATCTTTTAGATTAACAGTCCCACTCCCATAGTTTAATTTCCCACTATCATTTTCTTTCTCAAAAAACAATTCAGTTTGTTGCCCTTTACCCTTATCTTTGTTTTCAGGATTACCAATGCACCTTTCAGCATGATACTTCACATTTTTTGAACCATTTTTATTCCCATCACAAGCTAAAGTTGTATCACAATACTTACATTCAGCTTTTAGTGTACCACCCTCAACAAACTCAATGTAGTGCTGCCAAAAAGTTCCTCTCTTCTTACTTTTTCTTTTGTAGAGATATTGGCGTCCCTCTTTTAGCTTCTTATCCGGAGGCAAGGACTTGCACAATTCCTCCAATTCCACTTCCGTCAGTGGTTGTACACTTTCTACTGAAAAGGCCGGCATTTTGGATTGAGAGCTCTCCATCTACAAAACATATACAAATAATGCAATTTAAGGGATTAAGTGAGGACTCAaagtgaaaaataaataatgtaCAAAACAAACATGTTATAAAAATAATCAAGCATCTTACATTACAAGAATAAGAAT encodes:
- the LOC130471426 gene encoding sugar transport protein 1-like; its protein translation is MAGGIIVDSGKVGKDYPGKLTGYVFLSCLLAAAGGLIFGYDIGISGGVTSMPMFLEKFFPSVYRQQMADSGTNQYCKFNSVKLTMFTSSLYLAALVASIVASTVTRKWGRKRSMFAGGLLFLAGAVVNAAAQNVAMLIIGRILLGFGIGFANQVRTLERLRNQYFYCSVIGIAICFT
- the LOC130459959 gene encoding zinc finger BED domain-containing protein RICESLEEPER 2-like, whose amino-acid sequence is MESSQSKMPAFSVESVQPLTEVELEELCKSLPPDKKLKEGRQYLYKRKSKKRGTFWQHYIEFVEGGTLKAECKYCDTTLACDGNKNGSKNVKYHAERCIGNPENKDKGKGQQTELFFEKENDSGKLNYGSGTVNLKDVREALVRMIIIDELPFKHVEKPGFKAFVQVGIPRFIIPSRTTIARDCLKLYYSEREKLKEVFKSCQRVSVTTDTWTSIQRINYMCLTAHFIDNDWKLNKKIINFCPISSHKGEAIGKAVEACLEYWGIEDKLFTVTVDNASSNDVACAYLRRMVQRTGCFSQGKYIHVRCIAHIVNLIVWDGIREHGVCIDRVRNAVKYIKNSPARIDRFKELVQKANIDSKCSLSFDVPTRWNSTYTMLDTAVKFQRVFSGLSLPHGEKENEKPPEYDDWKKVERLITFLKGFYLLTRRISGSLYVTSNTGLTEIASMYDMLNKWEKSLDLDFQAMAVAMKKKFDKYWGDVEKMNMLVYVAAILDPHSKFLVVELTLCDMYGIEKGKKLGSYVKDYTYKLFDEYRMMYSSYMPESGNNGDPMSLDEINDGDYKKNLFDRAKRLKETTGYVNSELDRYINDQLGPLEEEMDALTWWGNNGYRYPTLQRMARDILAIPLSTVASESAFSTGGRHLDPFRSSLSPLMVQALICANDWLKARGLPCVDVEETLKDLEEMEKEIEVDDEDHEVVFVDSVGVL